The Saccopteryx leptura isolate mSacLep1 chromosome 2, mSacLep1_pri_phased_curated, whole genome shotgun sequence genome has a window encoding:
- the FAM222A gene encoding protein FAM222A: protein MLACLQRTQNPPGQHLACPSKSLELRKCETVASPMHSSRYPSPAELDAYAEKVANSPLSIKIFPTTIRVPQHKHLSRTVNGYDTCGQRYSPYPQHAAGYQGLLAVVKAAVSSSVAAPTGPAKSVLKSAEGKRTKLSPAAVQVGIAPYPAPSTLGPLAYPKPPEAPAPPPGLPAAAATTASVIPLPGRGLALPPSNLPSIHSILYQLNQQCQAPGAAPAACQGVAVPHPSPAKHGPVPSFPSMAYSAAAGLPDCRKGTELGQASTAALTLAGATKPAGYVDGSLDYLLWPQKPPPPPPQPLRAYSSGTVASKSPEACGGRAYERASGSPLNCSVGLPASFTVGQYFAGPWNSVLVTPTSDCYNPAAVAVTELGPGVARELPGPPAEGLSGLPSKSVCNTAVLSSSLQSLEYLINDLRPPCIKEQMLGKGYETVAVPRLLDHQHAHIRLPVYR, encoded by the exons ATGCTGGCCTGTCTGCAGAGAACCCAGAACCCCCCGGGCCAACACCTGGCTTGCCCGAGCAAGAGCCTGGAGCTGCGCAAAT GCGAGACGGTGGCCAGCCCTATGCATTCCTCCCGCTACCCGAGCCCGGCCGAGCTGGACGCCTACGCCGAGAAGGTGGCCAACAGCCCGCTGTCCATCAAGATCTTCCCCACCACCATCCGTGTGCCCCAGCACAAGCACCTGAGCCGCACCGTCAACGGCTATGACACCTGCGGCCAGCGCTACAGCCCCTACCCGCAGCACGCCGCCGGCTACCAGGGCCTGCTGGCCGTTGTCAAGGCCGCCGTCTCCTCCAGCGTGGCTGCGCCCACGGGGCCTGCCAAGAGCGTGCTCAAGAGCGCCGAGGGCAAGCGGACCAAGCTGTCGCCAGCTGCCGTGCAGGTGGGCATCGCGCCCTACCCGGCGCCCAGCACTCTGGGCCCCTTGGCCTACCCCAAGCCGCCCGAGGCGCCCGCCCCGCCACCCGGCCTGCCGGCGGCTGCTGCCACTACCGCCTCCGTCATCCCCCTGCCCGGCCGCGGCCTGGCCCTGCCGCCTTCCAACCTGCCCTCCATCCACAGCATCCTCTACCAGCTCAACCAGCAGTGCCAGGCCCCCGGCGCTGCGCCCGCCGCCTGCCAGGGCGTGgccgtgccccaccccagcccagccaaGCACGGCCCGGTGCCCAGCTTCCCCAGCATGGCCTACTCAGCCGCCGCCGGCCTGCCCGACTGCCGAAAAGGCACCGAGCTGGGCCAGGCAAGCACAGCGGCCTTGACGTTGGCTGGGGCCACCAAGCCTGCAGGGTACGTGGACGGCAGCCTGGACTACCTGCTGTGGCCACAGAAGCCGCCCCCACCACCGCCTCAGCCCCTGCGGGCCtacagcagtggcacagtggccaGCAAGTCCCCGGAGGCTTGTGGGGGGCGGGCGTACGAGCGGGCCAGCGGGTCCCCCCTCAACTGCAGCGTGGGGCTGCCCGCCAGCTTCACTGTGGGTCAGTACTTTGCTGGCCCCTGGAACAGCGTGCTGGTGACTCCCACCAGCGACTGCTACAACCCAGCCGCGGTGGCGGTCACCGAGCTGGGGCCAGGGGTGGCCCGGGAGCTGCCGGGGCCCCCCGCCGAGGGCCTCTCGGGCCTGCCCAGCAAGAGCGTGTGCAACACGGCAGTGCTGAGCAGCAGCCTGCAGTCTCTGGAGTATCTCATCAACGACCTGCGGCCGCCCTGCATCAAGGAGCAGATGCTGGGCAAAGGCTACGAGACGGTGGCCGTGCCCCGGCTGCTCGACCACCAGCATGCCCACATCCGCCTTCCCGTCTACAGATAA